In Mastigocladopsis repens PCC 10914, a single window of DNA contains:
- a CDS encoding alpha/beta fold hydrolase, with translation MKRRGFLLGSALALSTSVAFGQYRVGLTSPNNPARNSKVILLIHGAWHSAQHWKKVSELLTQMGHRVVAMDLPGHGLEAKFPTSYLRQDLAMLATEESPLKALTIKDYVDAAVEEVRALSTDQKVIVVGHSMGGIVVTQLGEKVPDRIERLVYLTAYCHTKLPDLLAYNNLPQAAVAQSRQRDAIIGNPTKIGAVRLNMRSIDPNYLEKLRQIFYNDITMENFLPYAHSLTPDLPLGPVTADTRGTSARWGRVPRTFIRCTNDRAIPLALQDLMIEQADELTPSNKFHLQTLNSSHSPFASQPKLLSDILDRLP, from the coding sequence ATGAAAAGACGTGGCTTTCTTCTTGGCAGCGCCCTGGCGCTTTCAACATCCGTTGCTTTTGGTCAATATCGAGTCGGGCTAACCTCACCCAATAATCCAGCAAGGAACTCGAAGGTCATCTTGCTGATCCACGGTGCATGGCATTCAGCACAACATTGGAAAAAAGTGTCCGAGTTGCTCACGCAAATGGGTCACCGTGTCGTTGCGATGGATCTGCCTGGGCACGGTCTAGAGGCGAAGTTTCCCACATCATATCTTCGACAAGACCTTGCTATGCTCGCGACTGAAGAATCGCCACTCAAGGCGCTCACCATTAAAGACTATGTCGATGCCGCAGTCGAGGAGGTGCGTGCCTTATCCACTGATCAAAAAGTTATTGTTGTTGGTCACAGTATGGGCGGGATTGTGGTCACTCAACTCGGTGAAAAGGTGCCTGATCGAATAGAACGGCTTGTTTACCTCACCGCATATTGCCACACAAAACTACCAGATCTACTTGCATACAACAATTTGCCTCAAGCTGCCGTCGCCCAATCGCGTCAGAGGGACGCCATCATTGGTAACCCCACCAAGATTGGCGCGGTTCGGCTCAATATGCGATCAATCGACCCAAACTATCTAGAAAAGCTTCGCCAGATCTTCTACAACGACATAACGATGGAGAATTTTCTTCCTTACGCTCATAGTTTGACTCCGGATCTACCACTGGGTCCGGTGACTGCCGACACCAGGGGAACGTCTGCACGTTGGGGTCGCGTGCCACGCACATTTATTCGCTGCACAAACGACAGGGCTATTCCTTTGGCCTTGCAAGACCTGATGATTGAGCAGGCTGACGAGTTGACTCCCAGCAACAAATTCCATCTGCAAACTCTGAATTCCAGCCATTCACCGTTTGCCTCACAACCTAAACTCCTGTCCGATATTCTCGACAGGCTACCCTAG
- a CDS encoding sensor histidine kinase, translating to MLVGLSTLLTVSWFFSGHLFGLHLTLLEGRGFDLGAICNALIEEFETACNRGAWWSLLIGAIVGGGLSYLFAKPIVQPLIQMDKMTQQFAQGNLTARIPESEIPELNRLAMNFNRMASNLEGVEQRRRELIGDLTHELRTPLTIMEGYLEGLADGTIEPSAEVFQRLARETARLGRLVNDTQELSKAEAGYLLINIQPIDLHPLLLCLIKRFCDQLLEEGPVLRLECPPNPPLVSADPERVEQILVNLLGNAVRYTANGSIIVRVWSEPPKLWIAVIDTGHGIKLEELPFVFNQFWRSERSRVRNPSGSGMGLAISHRLVKLQGGEILVESELDKGSTFRFSLPLA from the coding sequence ATATTAGTTGGGTTGAGTACCCTACTCACAGTGAGCTGGTTCTTCTCGGGTCACCTGTTTGGGTTGCACTTAACGCTATTAGAAGGACGAGGATTTGACCTGGGTGCAATTTGCAACGCGCTGATTGAGGAGTTTGAGACAGCCTGCAACCGAGGAGCTTGGTGGTCACTACTGATAGGTGCAATCGTGGGAGGTGGTTTGAGTTACTTGTTTGCCAAGCCCATCGTACAACCTCTCATTCAGATGGATAAAATGACTCAGCAGTTTGCCCAGGGGAACTTGACAGCACGTATACCTGAGAGTGAAATTCCAGAGTTGAACCGCCTTGCCATGAACTTTAACCGAATGGCGTCCAACCTTGAAGGGGTAGAACAGCGTCGTCGAGAACTCATAGGAGACCTAACCCATGAGCTACGTACACCGTTGACAATCATGGAGGGTTATCTGGAGGGTTTAGCAGATGGTACGATTGAACCATCAGCAGAAGTGTTTCAGCGATTAGCCAGAGAGACAGCCCGATTAGGTCGGTTGGTGAATGATACACAAGAACTTTCTAAGGCGGAGGCGGGATATTTACTCATCAATATTCAACCCATCGATTTACATCCACTCCTGCTCTGTCTAATTAAACGGTTCTGCGATCAACTATTAGAAGAAGGTCCCGTGTTGCGTTTGGAGTGCCCACCCAATCCTCCCCTGGTATCTGCTGATCCTGAGCGAGTCGAGCAGATTCTGGTCAACCTACTTGGCAATGCGGTACGCTACACTGCGAATGGTTCTATCATAGTGCGAGTTTGGAGCGAACCTCCGAAGTTATGGATTGCGGTTATTGATACAGGTCATGGCATTAAGTTAGAGGAGCTACCCTTTGTCTTTAATCAATTTTGGCGATCAGAGCGCTCTCGTGTCCGCAACCCTAGTGGTTCTGGAATGGGTCTAGCTATTTCCCATCGTCTAGTTAAGTTGCAGGGGGGCGAAATCCTGGTAGAAAGTGAGCTAGATAAAGGAAGTACGTTTCGATTTTCGCTGCCGTTGGCATAA
- the pruA gene encoding L-glutamate gamma-semialdehyde dehydrogenase → MVVQVQKSTYEAKTQEIARQLLAATQENRSFFGALRDQMRWDDKLLAWAMSNPGLRVQLFRFIDTLPALHSKPEIAAHLQEYLGDESVELPSALKGMLGFANPDSMPGQVAATTVGTAVETLAHKYISGENIKQVIKTVERLRKEKMAFTIDLLGEAVITEAEAQSYLERYLDLMQQLVQASKSWTPVPLIDEADGQPLPKVQVSVKLTAFYSQFDPLDAKGSEQRVSDRIRILLRRAKELGAAVHFDMEQYAYKDLTFSILKKLLMEEEFRTRTDIGMTIQAYLRDSEQDARELISWAKLRGYPITIRLVKGAYWDQETIKAEQKHWQQPVYNDKAATDANFETITQLLLENHQYVYAAIGSHNVRSQSLAIAIAESLNVPRRCFEMQVLYGMGDKLASSLVNRGYRVRVYCPYGELLPGMAYLIRRLLENTANSSFLRQNLENRPVEELIAPPVIKDTERENSPDSSPPPLPPSSFSGAADTDYAEEKERNVAAQAFQTVRQQLGKTYLPLVNGEYVNTQQIIDSLNPSNFSEVVGKVGLLSVEQAEQAMQAAKTAFPGWRKTPARQRAGILRKAADLMEQRRAELSAWIVLEVGKPVREADGEVSEAIDFCRYYADEMERLDQGYNYDIAGETNRYIYQPRGIAVVISPWNFPLAIATGMTVAALVAGNCTLLKPAETSSVITAKLTEILVEAGIPKGVFQYVPGKGSQVGAYLVNHPDTHVIAFTGSQEVGCRIYAEAAILKPDQKHMKRVIAEMGGKNAIIVDESADLDQAVVGAVQSAFGYSGQKCSACSRVIVLQPIYDTFVQRFVEATKSLNVGEAELPSTQVGPVIDANASDRIREYIEKGKAEAKVALEMPSPDKGYFIGPVIFKDVSPNAVIAQQEIFGPVVAVIRVKDFKEALEVANGTNYALTGGLYSRTPSHIEMAQEEFEVGNLYINRTITGAIVARQPFGGFKLSGVGSKAGGPDYLLQFLEPRTVTENIQRQGFAPIEGAD, encoded by the coding sequence GTGGTAGTACAAGTACAAAAAAGCACCTACGAAGCTAAAACCCAAGAAATCGCCAGACAGCTTCTAGCAGCAACGCAGGAGAATCGTTCGTTCTTTGGTGCGTTACGGGATCAGATGCGCTGGGATGATAAGTTACTGGCTTGGGCGATGAGTAATCCAGGGTTGCGGGTGCAGCTATTTCGCTTTATTGATACTCTTCCTGCTTTACATAGTAAACCAGAAATTGCAGCTCATTTACAGGAATATCTGGGCGATGAGTCGGTAGAATTACCGTCAGCCCTTAAGGGAATGCTGGGCTTTGCTAACCCCGATTCTATGCCAGGGCAAGTTGCTGCGACAACTGTTGGGACGGCTGTTGAGACTCTGGCGCATAAATATATTTCTGGAGAAAATATTAAACAAGTCATCAAGACGGTAGAACGACTGCGTAAAGAAAAAATGGCTTTTACCATTGATTTACTTGGTGAGGCGGTGATAACGGAAGCAGAAGCGCAGTCTTATTTGGAACGCTATCTAGATTTGATGCAACAATTGGTGCAAGCATCTAAGAGTTGGACTCCAGTACCTTTAATTGATGAAGCCGATGGACAACCATTGCCAAAAGTTCAGGTTTCTGTAAAGTTAACGGCGTTTTACTCGCAGTTTGACCCGTTAGATGCTAAAGGTAGTGAACAACGGGTGAGCGATCGCATCCGCATTCTTTTACGTCGCGCCAAGGAATTGGGTGCTGCTGTTCATTTTGACATGGAACAGTACGCTTACAAAGACCTAACTTTCAGCATCCTGAAAAAGTTGTTGATGGAAGAAGAGTTCCGCACTCGCACAGATATTGGTATGACAATCCAAGCATATCTGCGCGACAGCGAGCAAGATGCACGAGAATTGATTTCTTGGGCAAAACTGCGTGGTTATCCGATAACAATCCGTTTGGTGAAAGGCGCATACTGGGATCAGGAAACCATCAAAGCAGAGCAGAAACATTGGCAACAGCCAGTGTACAACGACAAAGCCGCGACAGATGCGAATTTTGAGACGATAACTCAGTTATTGCTAGAGAATCATCAATATGTGTATGCTGCAATTGGTAGCCATAATGTGCGATCGCAGAGCTTGGCAATAGCAATAGCTGAAAGCTTAAATGTCCCTCGCCGTTGCTTTGAAATGCAGGTTCTCTACGGCATGGGCGATAAACTAGCTTCATCGTTAGTTAATAGAGGTTATCGCGTCAGAGTTTACTGTCCCTATGGCGAACTTCTCCCAGGGATGGCGTATCTGATTCGCCGCTTGCTGGAAAATACAGCAAATAGCTCCTTCTTACGGCAAAATCTGGAAAATCGCCCCGTCGAGGAATTAATAGCACCACCAGTCATAAAAGACACGGAAAGAGAAAATAGCCCCGACTCCTCCCCTCCTCCCCTTCCCCCCTCCTCTTTCTCCGGTGCTGCTGATACAGATTATGCTGAAGAGAAGGAAAGAAATGTTGCTGCTCAAGCTTTCCAAACTGTCCGTCAGCAATTAGGAAAAACCTATCTCCCTCTCGTCAACGGCGAGTATGTCAACACCCAACAAATTATAGATTCCCTCAACCCCTCGAATTTTAGCGAGGTGGTTGGTAAAGTCGGACTCCTGAGTGTCGAACAAGCCGAACAGGCGATGCAAGCCGCGAAAACTGCTTTTCCTGGTTGGCGCAAAACACCCGCAAGACAACGCGCTGGAATATTGCGGAAAGCTGCTGACTTGATGGAACAACGTCGCGCTGAACTATCAGCTTGGATAGTTTTAGAAGTTGGGAAACCAGTACGGGAAGCAGATGGAGAGGTTTCCGAGGCGATAGATTTCTGTCGCTACTACGCCGACGAAATGGAACGGCTAGACCAAGGTTATAATTATGACATTGCTGGCGAAACAAATCGTTATATCTACCAGCCTCGGGGAATTGCTGTGGTCATTTCTCCTTGGAATTTCCCCCTTGCCATTGCTACGGGGATGACAGTTGCAGCCTTGGTTGCAGGCAATTGTACTCTCCTCAAACCTGCGGAAACATCTTCTGTCATTACGGCGAAACTAACGGAAATCTTAGTAGAAGCCGGGATACCAAAAGGTGTCTTTCAATACGTGCCTGGTAAGGGTTCGCAAGTCGGTGCTTATCTGGTGAATCACCCCGATACTCATGTGATTGCTTTTACAGGTTCACAGGAGGTTGGTTGTCGAATTTACGCAGAAGCGGCAATTCTTAAACCCGATCAAAAGCACATGAAACGCGTGATTGCTGAGATGGGTGGGAAAAATGCCATCATTGTAGATGAAAGTGCTGATTTAGACCAAGCTGTTGTTGGGGCTGTGCAGTCGGCGTTTGGTTACAGTGGACAAAAATGTTCTGCATGTTCGCGGGTGATTGTACTACAACCGATTTATGATACCTTTGTGCAGCGATTCGTGGAAGCGACGAAATCGCTGAACGTTGGGGAGGCGGAGTTACCTAGCACGCAAGTTGGACCGGTCATTGATGCTAATGCAAGCGATCGCATCCGCGAGTATATTGAGAAAGGTAAAGCAGAAGCAAAAGTGGCTTTGGAAATGCCATCACCAGATAAAGGTTATTTTATCGGTCCTGTTATCTTTAAAGATGTATCGCCAAATGCTGTCATTGCCCAACAAGAAATTTTTGGTCCAGTTGTGGCGGTGATTAGGGTGAAAGACTTTAAGGAAGCGCTAGAAGTTGCTAACGGTACTAACTACGCTTTGACTGGGGGGCTTTATTCCAGAACACCTTCGCACATTGAGATGGCGCAGGAAGAGTTTGAAGTCGGGAACTTATACATTAACCGCACCATTACGGGTGCTATAGTTGCACGACAACCGTTTGGTGGTTTCAAGCTTTCTGGAGTTGGTTCCAAGGCAGGAGGACCGGATTACTTGCTACAATTCCTAGAACCGCGTACAGTAACGGAGAATATTCAGCGTCAAGGTTTTGCGCCAATTGAGGGAGCAGATTAA
- a CDS encoding helix-turn-helix domain-containing protein translates to MTPFPENLSILYILLRVKINGEDDVMENGKPLALDFSKQDTSLQLFERSPLLTSHAAGWNGIHLEFHHQPPAEKSEYRSLQHLIIIHTLPPPSTERRLIDGCLWHEEIAQGDVGILPANIPCQTQWDMPRQFIMLCLEPTQFSRAIHESIDPDRVELLPHFPKPDPLIYQMGLALKTELERDRAGSRLYAEAMANAMIVHLLKHYAVHTPVVQDYSGGLSRSKLKQVIDYIHNHLDRDLSLNALAAMVQMSPTYFARLFKQSTGFAPHQYILHHRIELAKRLLFQPELSIAEIAYRVGFANQGHFNRHFKKLTGTTPGSIRQQS, encoded by the coding sequence ATGACACCCTTCCCTGAAAATTTAAGTATTCTGTATATACTCTTAAGAGTTAAGATTAATGGTGAGGACGATGTCATGGAAAATGGGAAACCCTTAGCTCTTGACTTCAGCAAGCAAGATACCTCTTTACAACTGTTTGAACGATCGCCCCTCCTCACCAGCCATGCCGCCGGATGGAACGGAATTCATCTGGAATTTCACCATCAACCGCCTGCCGAAAAGTCTGAATATCGATCACTTCAGCATCTGATTATCATTCACACTCTACCGCCTCCATCGACCGAAAGACGCTTGATTGATGGGTGCTTGTGGCATGAGGAAATTGCACAAGGGGATGTGGGTATTCTTCCGGCAAATATTCCCTGTCAAACCCAGTGGGATATGCCCCGTCAGTTCATTATGCTCTGTTTGGAACCAACTCAGTTCAGCCGTGCGATCCATGAATCGATTGATCCCGACCGAGTTGAGTTGCTGCCACACTTTCCTAAGCCCGATCCATTGATTTATCAAATGGGGTTAGCACTCAAAACAGAGCTAGAGAGAGATAGAGCAGGGAGTCGGCTCTATGCTGAGGCGATGGCAAATGCCATGATCGTTCATTTACTCAAGCATTATGCGGTACACACTCCCGTAGTTCAGGACTATTCCGGTGGTTTGTCTCGATCAAAATTGAAGCAAGTCATTGATTACATTCATAATCACCTGGATCGGGATTTGAGCTTGAATGCGTTAGCGGCAATGGTACAAATGAGTCCAACGTACTTTGCCAGGTTATTTAAGCAATCAACCGGATTCGCACCGCATCAATATATCCTTCATCACCGAATTGAGCTAGCCAAGCGGTTACTCTTTCAGCCTGAATTGTCAATCGCCGAAATTGCCTATCGAGTCGGATTTGCCAACCAAGGACATTTCAATCGCCACTTCAAAAAACTAACTGGAACAACACCTGGCTCAATCAGACAGCAATCATAA
- a CDS encoding type II toxin-antitoxin system PemK/MazF family toxin: MTEGYPRQGEIYLARALRSIADTKKRPVVVVSINVRNELSRTVLVVPFTSNLSTGETPTRILILAGEGGLEVDSLAICDNISSVQKPYLERGPYGQISAESLERIQRGIQIAIGIF, translated from the coding sequence ATGACAGAAGGCTATCCACGCCAAGGAGAAATTTATCTTGCCAGAGCATTACGCTCGATAGCAGATACTAAAAAGCGTCCGGTTGTCGTTGTTTCCATCAATGTCCGCAACGAATTGAGCCGCACAGTACTGGTTGTTCCGTTTACTAGTAATTTGAGTACAGGTGAGACACCGACTCGCATCTTGATTCTCGCTGGCGAAGGCGGACTGGAAGTAGATTCGCTTGCTATCTGTGACAATATTTCATCTGTCCAAAAACCGTATTTAGAGCGCGGTCCTTATGGTCAAATCAGTGCTGAATCTCTAGAGCGAATTCAACGGGGAATTCAGATAGCAATTGGTATTTTTTAG
- a CDS encoding glycosyltransferase family 2 protein, producing MQKLLTIAIPTFNRATLLDKQLSWLSQAIQGYESDCEILISDNCSTDNTQEVIKKWQEILSNISFKFNKNNENIGLMRNLAYCINNTNSKYLWVIGDDDEIQKTALYYVVKNLQSHPDLTLLSLNYSRVDIPTAKVIKERHFSIENEEIRADGRAFIEGNLSEDIFGLGFMTAQVYQTEAVKLAIQKWPLSVNNLEGQIYWSAFCALKGSVKFTKDIYLAYACGTNALANPKLWFRVYYSDLPKVYAKLMEVGYSKKFCRELILTHFTGSNNWRAILGGIKRWPILGIKTIVPYLGLVGMLVGASLFLSKQVETKL from the coding sequence ATGCAGAAATTGCTTACCATTGCCATTCCTACATTTAATCGTGCCACGCTACTGGATAAACAGTTATCATGGCTATCTCAAGCTATCCAAGGTTATGAATCTGATTGTGAAATCTTAATTTCTGATAATTGTTCTACAGACAATACTCAGGAGGTCATAAAAAAGTGGCAAGAAATTCTGAGCAATATATCCTTTAAATTCAACAAAAATAACGAAAATATCGGATTAATGAGAAATCTTGCTTATTGTATCAACAATACTAATAGCAAATATCTTTGGGTAATTGGTGATGACGATGAAATTCAGAAAACAGCCCTCTATTATGTAGTGAAAAACTTGCAATCCCACCCAGACTTAACATTGTTGAGTCTGAATTATTCTCGGGTTGACATACCAACTGCTAAAGTTATCAAGGAACGCCATTTTTCTATTGAAAACGAAGAGATAAGGGCTGATGGAAGAGCATTTATTGAAGGTAATTTATCAGAAGATATTTTCGGTTTAGGTTTTATGACTGCTCAAGTATACCAAACAGAAGCAGTAAAGTTAGCTATACAAAAGTGGCCATTGAGTGTAAATAACCTAGAAGGACAAATCTATTGGAGTGCCTTTTGCGCCCTTAAAGGAAGCGTAAAATTTACCAAGGATATTTATCTAGCATATGCTTGCGGTACAAATGCCTTAGCAAACCCTAAGTTATGGTTCAGGGTGTATTATTCCGATTTGCCCAAAGTTTATGCAAAACTCATGGAAGTCGGATATAGTAAAAAGTTTTGCAGAGAATTAATTCTCACACATTTTACTGGAAGCAATAATTGGAGAGCCATCTTAGGCGGTATCAAAAGATGGCCTATCCTTGGAATTAAAACTATTGTTCCTTATTTGGGTTTAGTGGGTATGTTAGTTGGGGCAAGCCTTTTCTTATCCAAGCAAGTAGAAACTAAGCTTTGA
- a CDS encoding serine/threonine-protein kinase — protein MTTLLNNRYQVIQVLGFGGFSETFLAEDTYIPSRRRCVIKQLKPITNDPQIYEKIQQRFEREAATLEYLGEGSDQIPKLFAYFSENGQFYLIQEWIQGQTLSNVRKAKGSLSETVVREILLSLLSVLDYIHSKGIIHRDIKPDNIILRSSNSKPVLIDFGAVKATIHSVVSPRNPTQSLVLGTPGYMPSEQAVGRPVYATDIYSLGLTAIHLLTGRHPNELQTNPQTGEILWQNYAPGVSPNLAMVLNRAIKPQAGDRYDSASKMLRALQSATPRRQWLPRAFSPHGAALPASPSPTAAIQPTVVAQSPTEALPQQTQLLPSHQNTPVTLVYSTYKNWQKLAWLVSSLVVIGLIGVSVILMTRKPVSEVPLATSPTSTPLPESNTTNPTESPSPTSTEANKPVVSQPTSPQPKNEPLTSDAPAVPVASAPPEQNAQRPTLFTPKSRPAPYKNNSARNNSAGNTNIGRVPAFPPGTQRSTVETVVGKPDHDSRGIWRNTRAISYILVPNQIHLGYIFDRDSGILRQSEVAFAQSVDFQVMLATLERMLGTQATEEIKQGLRQMQQRQLNSFRFTRGSLKGQIVRQECDFIYISVWDASLHDFVSPASARKC, from the coding sequence ATGACAACGCTGCTGAACAATCGCTATCAAGTTATCCAGGTACTAGGCTTCGGTGGCTTTAGCGAAACCTTTTTGGCAGAAGACACCTATATACCTTCTCGCCGTCGCTGTGTGATCAAGCAACTCAAACCGATAACAAATGATCCTCAAATCTACGAAAAAATTCAACAGCGGTTTGAACGGGAAGCAGCAACCTTGGAGTACCTGGGCGAAGGTAGTGACCAAATTCCCAAACTCTTTGCCTACTTTTCTGAGAACGGGCAGTTTTACCTGATCCAGGAATGGATTCAAGGACAAACTCTGTCAAACGTTCGCAAAGCTAAAGGGTCACTCAGCGAAACTGTAGTTAGAGAAATTTTATTGAGTCTGCTGTCAGTTTTAGATTACATCCACAGCAAAGGCATTATCCACCGGGATATCAAGCCTGATAACATCATTCTCCGCTCCTCCAATAGCAAGCCGGTGTTGATTGATTTCGGTGCAGTCAAGGCAACGATACATTCAGTGGTTTCCCCACGAAACCCTACTCAATCGCTCGTGCTGGGCACACCAGGGTATATGCCTAGCGAGCAAGCTGTTGGACGCCCAGTTTACGCCACTGACATTTACAGCTTAGGCTTGACAGCAATTCATCTGCTCACAGGCAGACATCCCAACGAGCTACAAACCAACCCTCAAACAGGGGAAATACTTTGGCAGAATTATGCCCCAGGGGTATCTCCGAATTTGGCGATGGTCCTTAATCGGGCAATTAAGCCCCAAGCAGGCGATCGCTACGATAGTGCTAGCAAAATGTTACGTGCCTTGCAGTCTGCAACTCCAAGGCGACAGTGGCTACCACGAGCATTCTCCCCGCACGGCGCTGCCCTCCCTGCCTCCCCTTCACCAACAGCTGCAATTCAACCCACAGTAGTAGCCCAATCTCCCACTGAAGCGTTACCCCAGCAAACCCAGCTATTGCCTTCCCATCAAAACACTCCAGTCACCCTTGTGTATTCCACTTATAAAAACTGGCAAAAGCTGGCTTGGCTCGTTAGCAGTTTGGTTGTGATTGGTTTGATTGGTGTATCAGTTATTCTTATGACTCGCAAGCCAGTTTCTGAAGTGCCTCTTGCTACATCACCCACATCCACACCGTTGCCAGAATCAAACACCACAAATCCAACAGAGTCACCCTCTCCTACCTCCACAGAAGCCAATAAGCCTGTGGTTTCGCAACCTACCTCACCACAGCCAAAAAACGAGCCACTCACTTCAGATGCTCCCGCAGTTCCTGTAGCATCAGCACCACCAGAACAAAACGCTCAAAGACCAACGCTTTTCACACCAAAGTCACGTCCAGCACCATATAAAAACAACTCGGCTCGCAATAACTCAGCTGGCAATACTAACATAGGTCGTGTTCCAGCATTTCCTCCGGGTACACAAAGAAGCACTGTAGAAACAGTTGTCGGCAAGCCAGATCATGATTCAAGAGGTATTTGGCGCAACACTCGTGCTATCAGTTATATATTAGTGCCAAATCAAATTCATCTTGGCTACATATTTGATCGTGATTCTGGAATACTTCGCCAAAGCGAAGTAGCTTTTGCTCAATCTGTAGACTTTCAGGTCATGCTGGCAACCTTAGAAAGAATGTTAGGCACTCAAGCAACAGAAGAAATTAAGCAGGGACTGCGACAGATGCAACAGCGTCAGTTGAATAGTTTCCGTTTTACCAGAGGTTCGTTGAAGGGTCAGATTGTGCGTCAGGAATGTGATTTTATTTATATCAGTGTATGGGATGCAAGCTTACATGATTTTGTGAGTCCTGCCAGCGCTAGAAAGTGTTGA
- a CDS encoding ribbon-helix-helix domain-containing protein, whose product MTHSQQKQRVSITVDSHLLEEVDKLTNNRSAAFEEGIRLWYVKQIEEQLRKSYQSRTQADVGFEEEWATFAQEQMEDSLRAEGL is encoded by the coding sequence ATGACCCACTCTCAACAAAAGCAACGAGTTTCAATTACAGTTGACTCACATCTGCTTGAGGAAGTTGATAAGCTGACAAATAACCGTTCTGCTGCCTTTGAAGAAGGAATACGCCTTTGGTACGTTAAACAAATTGAAGAGCAACTGCGGAAATCTTACCAATCTCGTACACAGGCTGATGTTGGTTTTGAAGAGGAATGGGCAACATTTGCCCAAGAACAAATGGAAGATAGCTTAAGGGCGGAAGGTCTTTGA
- a CDS encoding response regulator — MEILIVEDEVEIAQLIQLYLEKEGFSCRQCRDGLSAIQVFQELPPDLIILDLMIPGLDGLEVCARIRQQPSCSDPYILMLTAKGEEIDRIIGLSTGADDYVVKPFSPKELVARVRALLRRTLRHGKHSQIYRTPHFVINLEQHSARRIVSTNQSAPLDLTTLEFELLATFMSEPGRVWNRTQLIDKLWGSDFYGDERVVDTHIARLRKKIEPDPANPTFVKTVIGAGYKFEDPII, encoded by the coding sequence ATGGAGATTTTGATTGTTGAGGATGAAGTTGAGATTGCTCAGTTAATTCAACTGTATTTAGAAAAGGAAGGATTTTCCTGTCGCCAGTGTCGAGATGGATTAAGTGCGATTCAGGTGTTTCAAGAGCTTCCGCCTGACTTAATTATCTTAGATCTGATGATTCCCGGTTTGGACGGACTGGAGGTTTGTGCCCGCATTCGACAGCAACCAAGCTGTAGCGACCCTTACATCTTGATGTTGACGGCTAAGGGTGAGGAAATTGATCGGATCATCGGTTTATCCACTGGAGCAGATGACTACGTGGTCAAACCTTTCAGCCCAAAGGAACTGGTAGCCCGTGTGCGAGCACTCCTACGACGGACGCTACGTCATGGTAAGCACAGTCAAATTTATCGCACTCCACACTTTGTCATTAATCTCGAGCAACACTCAGCCAGGCGGATTGTGAGTACCAATCAATCGGCTCCCTTAGACTTAACGACTTTGGAGTTTGAACTGCTGGCAACATTTATGAGTGAGCCAGGTCGGGTTTGGAATCGGACTCAACTGATTGACAAACTTTGGGGCAGTGACTTTTATGGTGATGAGCGGGTTGTTGATACTCACATCGCACGGCTACGGAAGAAGATTGAACCCGACCCAGCTAATCCAACCTTTGTCAAAACTGTGATTGGAGCGGGTTATAAGTTTGAGGACCCAATTATCTAG
- a CDS encoding GNAT family N-acetyltransferase encodes MSDLIVRIANWHEECPAIKAIRKSVFQEEQGVDSALDFDGQDETSEHLIASLNKEYVGTARIKYLDETTAKIERLAVLPVARGYGVGKKMMEKALEVIDSKNISEVVINAQEYVKGLYQQLGFQQEGEVFEEAGIRHVKMTKKLR; translated from the coding sequence ATGAGTGATTTAATTGTGAGAATTGCTAATTGGCATGAAGAATGTCCTGCTATTAAAGCAATCAGAAAATCTGTTTTTCAGGAGGAACAAGGGGTAGACTCAGCTTTAGATTTTGATGGTCAAGATGAAACATCTGAACATTTGATTGCTTCTTTAAATAAGGAGTATGTGGGAACAGCGAGGATTAAATATTTGGATGAGACAACTGCAAAAATAGAAAGGCTTGCTGTTTTGCCTGTAGCTAGAGGGTATGGTGTTGGCAAGAAAATGATGGAAAAGGCTTTGGAAGTTATAGATAGCAAGAATATTTCAGAAGTTGTGATTAATGCCCAAGAGTATGTGAAGGGTTTGTATCAACAGTTGGGTTTTCAGCAAGAGGGAGAGGTTTTTGAAGAAGCTGGCATTCGCCATGTGAAAATGACGAAGAAATTGAGGTAG